A DNA window from Flavisolibacter ginsenosidimutans contains the following coding sequences:
- a CDS encoding glycosyl hydrolase, which produces MPAIFCYTKKLSLLLLTFILLTTSFRAAGQNGNACDPAAQYLYWTGEADNDFFNEANWRLATGSCNAGSQYLYRICPTAPDLINDPHPDNNSINPGSAINFNLYIQSANVIANGDIVFGCAQKGITLVSSSLDVSSGTITQGTLSMQNESTVHLRTGSMSAQLSLNFLDAASWVYIHQDNPQSLVARLGNIFVNDAAGTLDNNFRINQYYQKGSVVRPLSNTFAAAKIYSNTNLQGSSADVNEDIIYSGAAIPNGMNDNVRSFTLKRGFMATLAVNTNGTGKSRVYIASEANMTINALDVALQGNVSFIRVVPWNWVTKKGTGGFIDQLSASWFYNWNNNNLSTPNHEYVPMAWGASGAFPAAISTVIAKKKTTHLLGFNESDNCNDQSGQYNNLCQPAVAVAYYENLMSLGVRLGSPAPREEGPTGWLKDFNALAKAKDVRFDFVAVHWYDWGSNPASTPDATPQQIFNRFKSYLQNVYNIYHLPIWITEFNANPNRPNATGEGFLKLALPFLDTLRYVERYAYFQPNGNNANYLDAGGALTNIGTVYDTTSSGPSIPSPTYVSANNLNGLDLPYVSPSTSTISFEAECGKYIGSQWAVTNDASASNGMYLKGDATLAGATTIAKQIHYEFDIPAAGTYRVYIRSASAGTGSIKVGMDGSAPEQMSPFTSSTFTWFQIPRFYDLGTGTHRLTIEFSNANIMLDQIAVTNGQEDLEALKKDAGFCSPGTVTFGLAATDILNFYEAENATYGANWLYQTAINAGGGNYLKSATNIISSQPPTGTDNVMSFTFNVATADEYELWAKIQALNTGENSLWIAVDDEPYRKWDHLGNSLYEWYWKKFHYSYGTEDRAFSFFLTEGQHTVRLAIAGGNVHVDRMAIATKGKTPSTTDPDVLLLTENLEFEAETATFLGTVTAAVCENSSNGQQVTMGTAAANGVRFDKIVASNAGTYKLKVSYMSKDVRNFKVVVNGTTLSRQTVPSSGNWCFVDATNTTKGYPGIYEVVVNLNRGLNTIDLKPWGAIISGTSLPNSPFIDKIKLEKAPLTDVSLEAELAEIVGATTISTCSNASNGALVSPGSSTANGIRYNNILCPEGKTYDVDVSYTSKDARNLKMSVNGGAYTTYTFDPSGNWCFESPAGSPKIKTIPLTLTQGINTIDIRATGTNAPLLDKIVIKEQPISNVTFTTSGLPAGSTSVIVNHKFYTDQTTVSAPLTQATDFVIPVATNKQVYFTYPATVTVPGGNIFSLSEATASGGSIASSSQQGYSYQFAPTQARTLTGTYKLTCEVPSVTAQPIDRSRTYGDTARFAFAASGTAVLSYQWQVNTGSGFADINASNNPGNIYTGFTSSELDVSSLNVSMSGSQYKCVVTNACGNATTNTVSLTVNPMAVTVAVNDKSKIYGDDNPVVDAAISGLINGDALDYTLTTPASKYSGVGNYPIMATIGLNPNYTVVTTNGNLRVEARPLLVTASSGAAKVYNGTRLATVTTDPANTTANVKLTDNRVNNDAVNLSYDAANFDVKDVGTDKIVTVSGLALSGASGANYSLAQIVANTANDAVILPKDLIVSATPNDKAFDGNTSANTTLSTDQFAGDDVTVSYTTSNFADFNVGTWPVSTAGITLSGADAGNYKLTNNTASGTAKILKAGTSTTVVTSAATVRYMDALTMTAQIKPANTGGTLTGFVQFSVGGIAYGSPVAVVPVPGDQQGVMQATIVPQVTNLPSTNPYAVTASFSSSNPNYDGSSQSKNLTVLQRDASPYNTGVGFYTGNLFAWTSNVNSSTASVKLVTTIKDNNAPRGDMRGANVTFYLVNGATLTPIAGAQNIPVGLVDVNDGSIGTASAMVQLNIGNNNAKDFQVAVGVSGAYTNDPNLASAQSIVTVSKPVPGGFLVGGGRIENVYSSGYLKGMAGLNTDFQTDISYTKSGTNPKGKATILVRSFFKTDGTLDNQPHTYLIKTNAISALNVGAPTATATFSAKANLVEQMPDLSQVQIEGGAAFEMIVHQAGCDQAVAITLYRNAGGVWFSSNWNGTATVQQNLNGGEVSVSGGGGCSNSPLTKRMVTRSVEEVPSATFGIQVFPNPSVSSFSLKVESSNDKEPIVIRVFGTNGTEIETRRSLTAGQTIRLGQSYKPGVYLVEATQGARKALTKLIKLAD; this is translated from the coding sequence ATGCCTGCTATCTTCTGCTACACAAAAAAACTTTCCCTCTTGCTTCTCACATTCATCCTGTTAACGACAAGCTTCCGGGCCGCCGGCCAAAACGGTAATGCTTGCGATCCGGCTGCTCAATACCTCTATTGGACCGGAGAAGCAGACAATGATTTTTTTAATGAAGCCAATTGGCGGCTGGCCACCGGTTCGTGTAATGCCGGCAGTCAGTATCTCTACCGGATTTGTCCAACAGCACCTGATTTGATAAATGATCCACACCCTGACAACAACTCGATAAACCCAGGGTCCGCGATTAATTTCAACCTTTACATTCAGTCGGCAAATGTGATTGCAAATGGTGATATTGTTTTTGGCTGTGCCCAAAAGGGAATCACGTTGGTAAGTTCCTCACTTGACGTCAGCAGCGGCACAATCACACAAGGAACGCTTTCCATGCAAAACGAAAGCACGGTTCATCTGCGCACCGGCAGCATGTCCGCCCAACTGTCTCTTAATTTTCTTGATGCTGCTTCGTGGGTTTACATTCATCAGGACAATCCGCAAAGCTTGGTGGCGAGACTGGGAAACATCTTCGTGAATGATGCCGCAGGAACATTGGACAATAACTTTCGCATCAATCAATACTACCAGAAAGGTTCAGTAGTACGACCACTTTCCAACACCTTTGCTGCGGCAAAAATTTACAGCAACACAAATTTGCAAGGCTCCTCTGCCGATGTAAACGAAGACATTATTTATAGCGGCGCGGCCATACCAAACGGGATGAACGACAACGTTCGATCGTTCACGTTGAAAAGAGGTTTTATGGCTACGCTGGCCGTGAACACCAACGGTACAGGCAAGAGCCGGGTATACATTGCTTCGGAGGCAAATATGACCATCAATGCTCTTGACGTGGCACTGCAAGGCAACGTCAGTTTTATTCGGGTTGTGCCATGGAATTGGGTTACAAAAAAGGGAACCGGTGGCTTTATTGATCAACTCAGCGCTTCGTGGTTTTACAACTGGAACAACAACAACCTGTCGACCCCGAACCACGAATACGTACCGATGGCCTGGGGTGCAAGCGGAGCGTTTCCGGCGGCCATTAGCACGGTTATCGCAAAGAAAAAAACAACTCATCTTTTGGGTTTCAACGAATCCGATAACTGCAACGATCAATCAGGTCAATACAACAACCTTTGTCAGCCTGCGGTTGCAGTTGCCTACTACGAGAACTTGATGAGTTTAGGTGTTCGGTTGGGATCACCGGCGCCACGTGAAGAAGGCCCGACCGGTTGGTTAAAAGATTTCAATGCGTTGGCAAAAGCAAAAGATGTTCGTTTCGATTTCGTTGCCGTGCATTGGTATGATTGGGGAAGCAACCCGGCCAGCACACCCGATGCAACACCGCAGCAGATTTTTAATCGTTTTAAATCCTACCTGCAAAATGTTTACAACATTTATCACCTGCCAATTTGGATCACAGAATTTAACGCCAACCCTAACCGCCCAAACGCAACGGGAGAAGGATTCCTGAAGTTGGCACTGCCGTTTCTCGACACCCTACGTTACGTGGAGCGATACGCCTATTTTCAACCCAATGGAAACAATGCTAATTATTTGGATGCAGGCGGCGCCTTAACCAACATCGGTACCGTTTACGATACCACTTCGTCGGGACCATCAATACCAAGTCCCACTTATGTCTCTGCGAATAATCTTAACGGCCTTGATCTTCCTTACGTCTCGCCATCAACCAGCACAATATCATTTGAAGCCGAGTGTGGAAAATACATCGGTAGCCAGTGGGCAGTGACGAACGATGCGTCAGCATCGAATGGAATGTACCTAAAAGGTGATGCAACACTGGCTGGCGCCACCACTATTGCTAAACAAATCCATTATGAATTTGACATACCCGCGGCTGGAACGTACCGCGTTTACATCCGCTCTGCTTCGGCCGGTACCGGTTCCATTAAAGTAGGGATGGACGGAAGTGCGCCGGAGCAAATGTCACCATTCACAAGCTCTACTTTCACCTGGTTCCAGATACCCCGATTCTACGATCTCGGTACGGGCACACATCGACTTACGATTGAATTCTCGAACGCCAACATCATGCTTGATCAAATTGCGGTAACGAATGGCCAGGAAGATTTGGAAGCTTTAAAGAAGGATGCCGGTTTCTGCTCACCAGGCACGGTGACTTTCGGGTTGGCCGCAACCGACATATTGAATTTTTACGAAGCAGAAAACGCGACCTATGGCGCCAATTGGCTTTATCAAACCGCGATCAATGCGGGCGGCGGAAACTATTTGAAAAGCGCAACCAACATAATATCCAGTCAGCCCCCAACGGGCACGGATAATGTAATGTCGTTTACATTCAACGTGGCTACGGCAGATGAATACGAACTATGGGCAAAAATTCAAGCACTCAATACAGGCGAAAACAGCCTGTGGATTGCGGTGGATGATGAACCTTACCGAAAATGGGATCATCTTGGTAATTCATTGTATGAGTGGTACTGGAAGAAATTCCATTACAGCTATGGCACCGAAGACCGCGCCTTCAGCTTCTTCCTTACAGAAGGCCAGCATACGGTAAGGCTTGCCATCGCCGGCGGCAACGTGCACGTTGATCGCATGGCTATTGCAACGAAAGGCAAAACGCCTTCTACAACAGATCCGGATGTGTTGCTGCTAACGGAGAACCTGGAGTTTGAAGCCGAAACAGCTACGTTCCTAGGAACTGTGACTGCGGCGGTCTGCGAAAATTCTTCCAATGGGCAACAGGTGACGATGGGCACCGCCGCTGCCAACGGCGTACGGTTTGACAAGATAGTAGCCAGCAATGCCGGCACCTATAAATTGAAGGTTTCCTACATGAGCAAAGACGTCCGGAATTTTAAGGTGGTCGTAAATGGCACAACGTTAAGCCGGCAAACAGTGCCTTCATCCGGCAACTGGTGCTTTGTTGACGCAACCAACACGACCAAGGGTTATCCCGGTATTTATGAAGTAGTGGTAAACCTTAATCGTGGTCTTAACACAATTGATCTCAAGCCTTGGGGCGCAATTATCTCGGGAACTTCTCTTCCTAACTCGCCTTTCATCGACAAAATCAAACTGGAAAAAGCACCGCTTACCGATGTCAGTCTTGAAGCGGAGTTGGCCGAAATTGTAGGCGCTACTACTATCAGCACCTGTAGCAACGCTTCGAACGGTGCTCTCGTAAGCCCCGGCTCCAGTACGGCAAACGGGATACGGTACAACAACATTCTGTGCCCGGAGGGCAAAACCTATGACGTGGACGTTTCTTATACATCCAAGGATGCCCGTAATTTGAAGATGTCGGTAAACGGGGGAGCTTATACCACTTACACTTTCGATCCCTCTGGCAATTGGTGTTTTGAATCGCCCGCAGGTTCTCCTAAAATCAAAACGATCCCGCTCACTCTGACTCAGGGCATCAACACGATCGACATTCGGGCAACCGGAACAAACGCCCCTCTTCTTGATAAAATCGTCATTAAAGAGCAACCGATTAGCAATGTCACATTCACAACAAGCGGTCTGCCTGCTGGCTCAACAAGTGTGATCGTTAACCATAAGTTTTACACTGACCAGACAACCGTAAGTGCGCCGCTTACACAAGCAACGGACTTTGTGATACCGGTAGCCACAAACAAACAGGTCTATTTCACCTATCCTGCTACCGTCACTGTTCCCGGAGGAAATATTTTTTCACTGTCCGAGGCAACAGCAAGCGGGGGATCAATAGCCTCTTCTTCGCAACAGGGTTACAGCTATCAGTTCGCGCCAACGCAGGCACGTACCCTAACCGGAACCTATAAACTGACCTGTGAAGTTCCTTCTGTTACGGCACAACCAATCGACCGCTCAAGAACCTACGGCGATACGGCCCGCTTTGCATTTGCAGCATCGGGAACGGCTGTACTTTCCTATCAATGGCAAGTGAATACCGGAAGCGGGTTTGCGGATATCAATGCTTCGAACAATCCTGGAAACATCTACACAGGTTTCACTTCTTCAGAGCTCGATGTTTCATCCTTAAACGTTTCCATGAGTGGTTCTCAATACAAATGCGTTGTAACGAATGCATGCGGCAACGCCACAACGAATACCGTTAGCCTTACGGTTAATCCGATGGCTGTAACGGTTGCGGTTAATGATAAATCGAAAATTTATGGCGACGACAATCCGGTCGTTGATGCAGCCATAAGCGGCTTGATAAATGGCGATGCACTTGATTATACCCTCACTACTCCCGCTTCTAAATATTCTGGTGTGGGCAACTATCCCATCATGGCAACGATAGGCTTGAATCCAAATTATACGGTGGTCACTACGAACGGAAATTTGCGGGTAGAAGCAAGACCACTTCTTGTTACCGCTTCAAGCGGCGCTGCCAAGGTATATAACGGCACAAGGTTAGCGACTGTCACAACGGATCCTGCCAACACAACTGCTAACGTGAAACTGACCGATAACAGAGTAAATAACGATGCGGTAAATCTTTCGTACGACGCAGCAAATTTTGATGTGAAAGATGTCGGTACCGACAAAATCGTTACTGTCTCGGGTCTTGCCCTCAGCGGCGCTAGTGGCGCCAACTATTCGCTTGCGCAGATTGTAGCAAATACCGCTAACGATGCCGTTATCTTGCCCAAAGATTTAATTGTTTCAGCTACGCCAAACGATAAGGCTTTTGATGGAAACACTTCCGCCAACACTACTTTATCTACGGATCAATTTGCAGGAGATGACGTAACGGTTTCATACACCACTTCAAACTTTGCTGACTTTAATGTTGGAACGTGGCCCGTTTCGACAGCCGGCATCACATTATCCGGCGCCGATGCGGGCAATTACAAATTAACCAACAATACCGCATCAGGCACCGCAAAAATTTTGAAGGCCGGAACTTCTACCACTGTCGTAACCAGCGCTGCCACGGTGCGGTATATGGATGCCTTAACAATGACGGCGCAAATTAAACCGGCAAACACAGGCGGCACGCTAACGGGATTTGTACAATTCTCCGTTGGCGGTATAGCGTACGGCTCACCAGTAGCGGTAGTGCCTGTCCCGGGCGATCAGCAAGGAGTCATGCAAGCGACGATAGTTCCGCAGGTCACAAATCTTCCCTCTACCAACCCGTATGCGGTGACGGCAAGTTTTTCGAGCAGCAATCCGAACTACGACGGAAGCTCGCAATCGAAAAATTTAACCGTTTTGCAGAGGGACGCCAGTCCATACAATACGGGTGTAGGCTTTTATACGGGCAACCTTTTTGCCTGGACGTCAAACGTCAACTCGAGTACAGCCTCCGTAAAATTGGTTACAACCATCAAGGATAACAATGCGCCACGAGGTGATATGAGAGGCGCAAACGTTACCTTTTACCTTGTAAATGGAGCAACGTTAACACCAATAGCAGGAGCACAAAACATTCCCGTTGGCTTGGTGGATGTGAATGATGGCTCCATTGGTACGGCAAGTGCGATGGTGCAATTAAATATTGGAAACAATAATGCGAAAGACTTTCAGGTTGCGGTAGGTGTGTCTGGTGCCTACACAAACGATCCTAATCTTGCTTCGGCACAATCCATTGTGACTGTTTCCAAGCCCGTGCCGGGTGGCTTCCTGGTCGGCGGAGGACGCATCGAGAACGTTTATTCTTCAGGTTACCTAAAAGGAATGGCCGGACTCAATACCGATTTTCAAACCGACATTTCGTACACAAAATCCGGCACCAACCCAAAAGGGAAAGCAACAATCTTGGTACGCAGCTTTTTTAAAACTGACGGCACTTTGGATAACCAGCCGCACACTTATCTCATAAAGACAAATGCCATTTCTGCACTGAATGTGGGCGCCCCTACGGCAACGGCCACATTCAGTGCCAAGGCAAACCTGGTGGAACAAATGCCCGACTTAAGCCAGGTGCAAATTGAGGGCGGCGCTGCGTTTGAAATGATCGTTCATCAAGCCGGTTGTGACCAGGCCGTTGCAATCACACTGTATCGTAATGCAGGCGGTGTTTGGTTTTCGAGCAATTGGAACGGCACAGCAACGGTGCAACAAAATTTAAATGGCGGCGAAGTTTCCGTTTCCGGCGGTGGCGGTTGTTCCAATTCACCACTAACAAAAAGAATGGTTACACGCTCAGTTGAGGAGGTCCCTTCAGCAACGTTTGGCATACAGGTATTTCCCAACCCTAGCGTTTCAAGCTTCTCGTTGAAGGTTGAAAGCAGCAATGACAAAGAGCCGATCGTCATAAGAGTATTCGGTACAAATGGTACCGAAATTGAGACGAGGAGAAGTTTAACCGCAGGACAAACCATTCGATTGGGACAGAGTTACAAGCCAGGCGTGTATTTGGTAGAGGCAACACAGGGAGCAAGAAAAGCACTAACGAAACTCATAAAGCTAGCGGACTAA
- a CDS encoding glycoside hydrolase family 43 protein, translating into MKQILCSFLTSLVFCSTLLGQAYNTGTIWNDTDGKPINAHGGGILYHQGSYYWYGEFKGQGKVGNVAMDGVSCYSSRDLKNWKNEGLALRMINDSTSPLQPGCLIERPKVIYNHKTKKYVMWFHHELKGKGYAAAMAGVAVADRPKGPFTYIKSVRPNPHAWPTNFPDSLKRPLTPGETLDRKDKNFGAKRAAGYLVRRDFESGQMSRDMTLYVDDDGTAYQITASEDNSTLHVNKLAIDYLGFTGEYYRVQPGGSNEAPALIKHGGKYYLITSGTTGWSPNPARSFVADKITGPYESLGNPAVGNDEDKATTFHSQGTFILPIEGKRETYIFMADRWVPNNAIDGTYVWLPLTIENGKPVIRMKE; encoded by the coding sequence ATGAAGCAAATCCTTTGTTCTTTCCTGACTTCGCTCGTCTTTTGCAGCACCCTGTTGGGACAGGCATACAATACCGGAACGATCTGGAATGATACCGACGGCAAACCCATAAATGCGCACGGTGGCGGCATACTTTACCACCAAGGGTCTTATTACTGGTACGGAGAATTTAAAGGCCAGGGCAAGGTGGGTAATGTGGCAATGGACGGCGTAAGTTGTTATTCTTCTCGTGACCTGAAGAACTGGAAAAACGAAGGATTAGCATTGCGGATGATTAACGACTCTACCAGTCCGCTGCAGCCCGGTTGCCTGATTGAAAGGCCAAAGGTTATTTACAATCATAAAACAAAAAAGTACGTGATGTGGTTTCATCACGAGCTAAAAGGCAAAGGCTATGCGGCAGCCATGGCCGGCGTTGCCGTTGCAGACCGGCCGAAAGGTCCATTCACCTACATCAAAAGTGTTCGCCCCAATCCACATGCATGGCCAACTAATTTTCCAGACTCGTTGAAACGTCCTTTGACTCCCGGTGAAACATTGGATAGAAAAGACAAAAACTTCGGCGCAAAACGGGCAGCGGGTTATTTGGTAAGACGAGACTTCGAAAGCGGGCAAATGTCGCGAGACATGACCTTGTACGTCGATGACGATGGCACAGCCTATCAGATTACGGCTTCCGAAGACAACAGCACCTTGCACGTTAACAAACTGGCGATTGATTATCTGGGCTTCACGGGAGAATACTACCGGGTGCAGCCCGGAGGATCGAACGAGGCGCCTGCATTAATAAAGCATGGGGGCAAATATTACCTTATTACATCGGGCACCACAGGCTGGTCGCCCAACCCTGCACGGTCTTTTGTTGCGGATAAGATTACCGGCCCGTATGAAAGTTTGGGCAATCCGGCGGTTGGCAACGACGAAGACAAAGCCACTACTTTCCACTCACAGGGTACGTTCATACTGCCCATTGAGGGCAAAAGGGAGACGTATATTTTTATGGCCGACCGATGGGTGCCAAACAATGCAATCGACGGCACTTATGTTTGGCTGCCGCTCACAATTGAAAACGGCAAACCCGTTATCCGTATGAAGGAATGA
- a CDS encoding sulfatase: protein MKAFLVASCLVFSFITPAQKTRQPNVLIILADDLGWADLTSYGSTFYETPNLDNLASQGIRFTQAYATCPVCSPSRASLMTGKYTVKTGVTDWIKGRQADGKAMPYEKLIAKPTAYQLALEEKTIAEVAADNHYQTFFAGKWHLGEYEKYWPDHQGFQVNTGGWSSGSPTGKINDTTGGYFTPYANPKIKDGPPGEYITDRLADECINFIDKNGGRPFLMEYALYAVHNPLQAPAALIKKYEAKKKQLAVQNQDRFAKDEPWMQFENGWKRRLVQDNSVYAAMIENMDWNIGRILRKLKDKGIDDNTLIIFTSDNGGLSTAEGSPTVNGPLRAGKGWLYEGGIRVPAILYWKGKIVPATVSDLPITTADFYPTIAKAINERFQKDKAIDGENILALLADSNAAKKRDLCWHYPHYSNQGGKPGSAIRSGNYKLIYNYEDSTSELYDVVKDISEKNNLASSEKKIAERLKEKLMKWLHDTHALFPDKNPNYKPTSKVLAKGQDE, encoded by the coding sequence ATGAAAGCCTTTTTGGTTGCCTCATGCCTGGTTTTTTCGTTTATCACGCCAGCGCAAAAAACCAGGCAACCAAATGTATTGATCATCCTTGCCGATGATCTTGGATGGGCCGATCTGACTTCGTATGGAAGTACATTCTACGAAACACCGAACTTGGACAACCTGGCTTCGCAGGGAATTCGTTTTACCCAAGCCTATGCCACTTGTCCCGTTTGCAGCCCGTCACGTGCAAGCCTGATGACCGGGAAGTACACGGTTAAAACGGGAGTTACCGATTGGATAAAAGGAAGACAAGCAGATGGCAAAGCAATGCCTTACGAGAAATTGATTGCAAAGCCTACCGCCTATCAACTTGCATTGGAAGAAAAAACAATCGCAGAAGTTGCGGCCGACAATCATTATCAAACATTTTTTGCAGGCAAATGGCATTTAGGTGAGTACGAAAAATATTGGCCGGATCACCAGGGATTTCAGGTCAACACCGGTGGCTGGAGCAGTGGCTCGCCGACAGGAAAAATTAACGACACAACGGGAGGTTATTTTACGCCGTATGCCAATCCCAAAATCAAAGACGGACCGCCCGGCGAATACATAACAGACAGGCTTGCCGACGAATGCATCAATTTTATTGATAAAAACGGCGGTCGCCCGTTTTTAATGGAATACGCTTTATATGCCGTGCACAATCCTTTGCAGGCACCGGCCGCACTCATCAAAAAATATGAAGCGAAGAAAAAGCAGCTCGCTGTTCAGAACCAAGACCGGTTTGCAAAAGATGAACCCTGGATGCAATTTGAAAACGGATGGAAAAGAAGACTGGTGCAGGACAATTCAGTATACGCTGCCATGATCGAAAACATGGATTGGAATATTGGTAGGATTTTACGCAAACTAAAAGACAAGGGCATTGATGATAACACCCTCATCATTTTTACTTCCGATAACGGTGGTTTGAGCACCGCGGAGGGAAGTCCAACGGTGAACGGTCCATTAAGAGCAGGAAAAGGTTGGTTGTACGAAGGCGGCATTCGTGTTCCGGCGATCCTGTATTGGAAAGGCAAGATTGTCCCTGCAACGGTTTCCGATTTACCCATTACCACTGCGGATTTTTATCCGACCATTGCAAAAGCCATCAATGAACGTTTCCAAAAAGACAAAGCAATTGATGGTGAAAATATTCTTGCTCTTTTGGCAGATAGCAATGCGGCAAAGAAAAGGGATTTATGCTGGCATTATCCGCATTACAGCAACCAGGGCGGAAAGCCGGGTTCGGCCATTCGTAGCGGTAACTATAAACTCATTTATAACTATGAAGACAGCACTTCTGAATTGTATGATGTGGTGAAGGATATAAGTGAAAAAAACAACCTTGCTTCATCAGAGAAAAAAATAGCAGAGCGCTTAAAAGAGAAATTGATGAAATGGTTGCATGATACGCATGCTCTCTTTCCTGATAAAAATCCTAATTATAAACCTACATCAAAGGTGTTGGCAAAAGGACAGGATGAATAA
- a CDS encoding alpha-L-fucosidase produces MHSTAQILQPATSPNAAQKELMKRGYGMFIHFGVNTFTDVEWSDGTTPASAYNPTNLDPDQWVRTAKEAGFRYGVLITKHHDGFCLWDSQFTDYDVAASPVKTDVVKAVADACKKYGLQFAIYYSLWDRHEPSFNDKNPQLYIDYMLHQLKELFTNYGPICELWLDGGWKRAPSDWGIDQIYKLVKRYNPKCAVSVNHTIVNEEGKRKFTLPSLMTEDNRYYFQYFPSDFRLWDPKLITKFDKKQYQHEGQSYYLPFEHTICLSSRWNWFQKSAQLPVRALDELQELFYWCTDNDNSLVINVPPDKTGRIREYEALAVIELGKRLGLSAKGPLPKNGKFISLRKPAVASSEAVGKDAQFSASFVNDGSLDSRWMAADTLAEITIDLDPAEEFNKVSIFEYEDTKNLPDGFSQLRTSRIKEYSIDILQGGQWQTIYLGTEPMGDCKVVNLPRNYKTAKLRFKILKASAPPSLYELSVIKRL; encoded by the coding sequence ATGCATTCAACCGCACAAATATTGCAACCGGCTACGTCGCCAAACGCAGCACAAAAGGAATTGATGAAACGGGGCTACGGCATGTTCATTCATTTTGGCGTCAATACATTTACCGATGTGGAATGGTCGGATGGCACCACGCCTGCGAGTGCGTACAATCCTACAAACCTTGACCCGGACCAGTGGGTGCGCACAGCGAAAGAAGCAGGCTTTCGTTACGGGGTATTGATCACAAAACACCACGATGGTTTTTGTTTGTGGGATAGTCAATTCACCGATTATGATGTTGCGGCATCGCCGGTGAAAACAGATGTCGTGAAAGCCGTGGCAGATGCTTGCAAAAAATACGGGTTGCAGTTTGCTATTTACTATTCACTTTGGGACCGGCATGAGCCGTCCTTTAACGACAAAAATCCGCAGCTATACATTGACTACATGCTCCATCAACTAAAAGAACTCTTTACCAACTACGGTCCAATTTGTGAGCTGTGGCTCGATGGTGGCTGGAAAAGGGCTCCTTCGGATTGGGGCATTGATCAAATTTATAAATTGGTGAAACGGTACAACCCAAAGTGTGCCGTCAGTGTCAATCACACCATTGTAAATGAAGAAGGCAAACGCAAGTTCACACTGCCTTCTTTAATGACGGAAGACAACAGATATTATTTCCAATACTTCCCAAGCGATTTCAGGTTGTGGGATCCGAAGCTCATTACCAAATTTGATAAGAAACAATACCAGCATGAAGGTCAATCGTACTACCTGCCTTTTGAGCATACCATTTGCCTAAGCAGTCGTTGGAACTGGTTTCAAAAATCAGCGCAACTTCCCGTGAGAGCGTTGGACGAACTGCAGGAATTATTTTACTGGTGTACGGATAATGATAATTCACTGGTTATAAATGTGCCGCCCGATAAAACCGGGAGAATAAGAGAATACGAGGCGCTTGCCGTAATTGAATTGGGAAAACGATTGGGCTTGTCGGCAAAGGGGCCGTTGCCAAAAAACGGGAAATTTATTTCGTTGCGAAAGCCCGCCGTTGCCAGCAGCGAAGCCGTTGGGAAAGATGCGCAATTCAGCGCATCATTTGTCAATGATGGAAGCCTTGACAGCCGGTGGATGGCGGCAGATACGTTGGCTGAAATCACGATCGATCTTGATCCTGCAGAAGAATTTAATAAGGTCAGCATTTTTGAATACGAGGATACAAAGAATTTGCCCGACGGCTTTTCACAACTCCGAACCAGTAGGATAAAGGAGTATAGCATTGATATTTTGCAAGGTGGGCAATGGCAAACGATTTACTTAGGCACGGAACCAATGGGTGATTGCAAAGTAGTCAACTTGCCACGAAACTATAAAACCGCTAAGCTCAGATTTAAAATTTTAAAGGCGTCAGCGCCACCTTCTTTGTATGAATTATCTGTAATAAAACGCTTGTAG
- a CDS encoding SUMF1/EgtB/PvdO family nonheme iron enzyme yields MAVPAHFSASTQSSIRFGGDSSTTGMVLIPGGTFERGGDNELALANEFPKHNVTVDGFYMHITEVTDAQFQIFVDATGYITAERRPDWDELKTPDLSTQDSDALRTLKLNKKRLLIFFTSPTEMDLFLNQIETGYQYSLCV; encoded by the coding sequence ATGGCAGTGCCCGCACATTTTAGCGCCAGCACACAGTCATCGATTCGTTTTGGCGGCGATAGCTCTACCACCGGGATGGTCTTGATACCTGGCGGAACGTTTGAAAGGGGCGGCGATAATGAGCTGGCATTAGCCAATGAGTTTCCAAAGCACAACGTAACGGTTGATGGCTTTTACATGCATATAACCGAAGTAACCGACGCACAGTTTCAAATATTTGTAGACGCTACCGGTTACATTACAGCGGAACGCCGTCCTGATTGGGACGAACTAAAGACACCGGACTTGAGCACACAGGATTCCGACGCGTTAAGGACATTAAAGTTAAATAAGAAACGCTTGTTGATATTTTTCACATCGCCAACTGAAATGGATTTATTCCTAAACCAAATCGAAACTGGATATCAATACTCTTTATGCGTTTAA